Proteins encoded by one window of Cannabis sativa cultivar Pink pepper isolate KNU-18-1 chromosome 4, ASM2916894v1, whole genome shotgun sequence:
- the LOC133036988 gene encoding uncharacterized protein LOC133036988 has product MSAGMDRYMQYRLAEQDEDCVDSFTDLLTNNNGKKNGRGPTQMRDIWGNHDGTKMQITCNEFGQPHDKNASKLTNFIGTLVRDGKNAPINYKSWHKVPEKYKDRMWKNRTENWTMRSWGKELKNWKAYLKRTYYSETLSFEEQKKYKDKRVYAGQWEELIKYWATDDAKKISATNKASRGQKKYNHTTGTKSFAQIRAAQKENGGSTPTRAAMFNVCYTKKDKSVTDTTKEVMVQLQEKQELNEDVSKEKGMNDTFSEVMGKEKYGSVRMYGFGVCPSDVWENKSTKKGNQKKYIQTLEAELKELRSQVQANKQNYNANDTSIIPDMALNYNDNATSSQLAKKPCMSHNKESRRQLWFSSSAYDIPIVEVGEMVNLKSVTADPETIAIGLVVSKDSSKEVGGKELGDHYSEVVVQVCINPDEELIRPYGQCKTIGEVVGASIAWPTTFLVSRKSDKQLHDSMM; this is encoded by the exons ATGTCTGCAGGTATGGATAGATATATGCAATATAGATTGGCTGAACAAGATGAAGATTGTGTAGATTCATTTACAGATTTGTTGACAAATAATAATGGTAAAAAGAATGGTAGAGGTCCAACACAAATGCGTGACATTTGGGGTAATCATGATGGTACAAAGATGCAAATCACATGTAATGAATTTGGGCAACCACATGATAAAAACGCAAGTAAGCTTACAAATTTTATTGGGACATTAGTACGAGATGGAAAAAATGCTCCAATTAACTACAAAAGTTGGCATAAGGTACCTGAAAAATACAAAGATAGAATGTGGAAAAATCGTACAG AAAATTGGACTATGCGGTCTTGGGGTAAGGAACTTAAAAATTGGAAAGCTTATCTTAAGAGAACTTATTATTCGGAAACTTTATCTTTTGAGgagcaaaaaaaatataaggacAAAAGAGTATATGCTGGGCAATGGGaggaattaataaaatattgggcaacaGACGATGCAAag aaaatAAGTGCTACAAACAAAGCTAGTCGTGGTCAAAAGAAATACAACCATACAACTGGCACAAAAAGTTTTGCACAAATTAGAGCAGCGCAG aAAGAGAATGGTGGAAGTACACCAACACGTGCTGCTATGTTTAACGTCTGCTATACAAAAAAAGATAAGAGTGTAACTGATACAACGAAAGAAGTAATG GTACAATTACAAGAGAAACAAGAGTTGAATGAAGATGTATCAAAGGAAAAGGGTATGAATGACACTTTCTCTGAAGTAATGGGTAAAGAAAAATACGGATCAGTCCGTATGTACGGTTTTGGTGTTTGCCCATCTGACGTATGGGAAAACAAATCCACCAAGAAAGGAAACCAAAAGAAGTATATACAAACTCTAGAAGCTGAATTGAAAGAATTAAGATCTCAAGTTCAAGCCAACAAGCAAAATTACAATGCAAATGACACATCTATTATACCTGACATG GCTCTTAATTACAATGACAATGCCACTTCTTCACAACtg GCCAAAAAACCTTGTATGTCACATAACAAGGAATCTCGACGTCAGTTGTGGTTTTCATCTTCAGCATATGATATTCCAATTGTTGag GTTGGTGAAATGGTTAATCTTAAGAGTGTTACTGCTGATCCTGAAACAATTGCTATTGGTCTAGTTGTTAGTAAAGATTCATCAAAAGAAGTTGGAGGAAAAGAGCTCGGAGATCATTATTCTGAAGTTGTTGTTCAAGTTTGTATCAACCCCGACGAGgaattaattagaccatatgGACAATGCAAGACAATTGGTGAAGTTGTTGGAGCATCTATTGCATGGCCAACAACATTTCTG GTTTCACGAAAATCAGATAAACAACTTCATGATTCAATGATGTGA
- the LOC133036989 gene encoding uncharacterized protein LOC133036989, producing the protein MDKSWMKQSRLSDSYQQGVNLFLDFAFKNGSHERKIVCPCVKCCLISPVTRSIAFDHLICNGFMEGYTKWILHGETSSHAPQNIESTVSDTPTIDMQGVIHDVFGQNSRDDECEIENDDNLQGEEDEPNTKAKEFYNLIKDVETELYPGCTSFTKLSFVIELFHIKCMCGWSDNSFGKVLELFKRALGLNYEKIDACKNDCMLYRKEHVNDTECQVCSTPRSEAKVLRHFPLIPRLQRLFMSSKTSDFMTWHHQKDYVNDGCMRHPRDSPAWMTFDHKYKDFAADPRNVRLGLDSDGMNPFKTLSVSHNTWPVIMIPYNLPPWLCMKQPNFIMSLLIPGPEAPGNNIDVYLEPLIEELKILWEVGVETFDASTRKNFILRASLLWTISDFPAYANLSGWSTKGKYACPSCHQDTYSLWLKHSKKHCYMGHRRWLENNHSFRNDEKSFDGTKEKRLAPIPLSGSMILDKLEGYQIKFGKTVVNPQLPYSWKKRSIFFELPYWKDNLLRHNLDVMHIEKNVCESLVGTLLSLDTKYKDNLNSRLDLKFMGIRSELHPKESESKRTVIPPACFTLTKKEKTIFCRFLKTIKVPDGYAANISRCVDVNQRKIHGLKSHDFHIIMTQLLPLALRGMSSLHVCQHITTLSNYFRMMYSKVAQPQDFMQLEQQISITLCNLEKLFPPSFFDIMVHLVIHLAYEARIAGPSVYRCMYPVERYLSKLKSYVRNKSKPEGCIAEGYLANKCLTFCSRYMEGVETKINRKPRNYSNPNPNRERLPIFQTTGRNLGKIVSETLDEDTKTKAHRYVLFNCNVVDSFIDDHRNIIAQQNPRQRVMTLDRIHSETFPSWFAQKAEELYDNQDNRLSKDLYYLAKGPNNIFNRFKRYLINGFRFHIKKIEEKLKTQNSGVIVTAKTQSFSSSRDPNPIFGDVTFFGILTDIIELDYCSGNRAVLFKCDWISSSGIKKEKDCTRVNLTKLIREDEPFILASQAEQVMYVEDLKHEGWHVSLKINPRDYYNMSVQSHNENVESYLQTEVCGASLDVDSEDISLVRKDMPDITVDTSVSFDANDMDEEA; encoded by the exons ATGGATAAGAGTTGGATGAAGCAATCTAGATTGAGTGATTCATATCAACAAGGAGttaatttatttcttgatttcgCATTTAAAAATGGAAGCCATGAAAGAAAAATTGTATGTCCTTGTGTTAAGTGTTGCCTTATTAGTCCTGTCACTCGATCAATTGCATTTGATCATTTGATATGCAATGGATTTATGGAGGGATACACTAAATGGATATTACACGGTGAAACTTCTTCACATGCTCCACAGAATATTGAGAGTACTGTTAGTGATACTCCTACTATTGATATGCAAGGAGTTATACATGATGTTTTTGGACAAAATAGTAGAGATGATGAATGTGAAATTGAAAATGATGATAATCTTCAAGGTGAGGAAGATGAACCAAATACAAAGGCAAAAGAATTTTATAATTTGATAAAAGATGTAGAGACAGAACTTTACCCAGGTTGTACAAGTTTTACAAAGCTCTCATTCGTCATTGAATTATTTCATATTAAGTGTATGTGTGGATGGAGTGATAATTCATTTGGCAAGGTACTTGAATTATTTAAAAGAGCACTTGgacttaattatgaaaaaattgaTGCATGTAAAAATGATTGCATGTTGTATAGAAAGGAGCATGTAAATGACACAGAATGTCAAGTATGCTCTACACCAAG gaGTGAAGCAAAAGTCTTGCGCCACTTTCCATTAATACCAAGATTACAAAGATTATTTATGTCATCAAAAACATCTGATTTTATGACTTGGCATCATCAAAAAGATTATGTGAATGATGGTTGTATGAGACATCCAAGAGATTCTCCAGCATGGATGACTTTTGATCACAAATATAAGGATTTTGCGGCAGATCCTCGAAATGTTAGACTTGGGTTAGATTCTGATGGAATGAATCCGTTCAAGACATTAAGTGTAAGTCACAACACATGGCCAGTTATTATGATACCATATAATCTCCCTCCATGGTTGTGTATGAAACAACCTAACTTTATTATGTCCTTGCTCATACCTGGTCCAGAAGCACCTGGAAATAATATTGATGTATATTTGGAGccactgattgaagaattaaaaattttatgggAAGTTGGAGTTGAAACTTTTGATGCGTCTACAAGAAAAAACTTTATCTTACGAGCATCACTATTATGGACTATTAGTGATTTTCCAGCATATGCAAACTTATCGGGATGGAGCACTAAAGGAAAATATGCCTGCCCGTCTTGTCATCAAGATACTTATTCTTTGTGGTTGAAGCATAGCAAAAAACATTGTTATATGGGTCATCGTCGTTGGTTAGAAAATAACCACTCATTTAGAAATGATGAAAAGTCTTTCGACGGTACAAAAGAGAAAAGATTAGCTCCAATACCATTAAGTGGTTCAATGATACTAGATAAGTTAGAAGGCTACCAAATTAAATTTGGAAAGACAGTTGTTAATCCTCAGTTGCCATATAGTTGGAAGAAAAGGAGTATATTTTTTGAATTGCCTTACTGGAAGGATAACTTATTACGACACAATCTCGATGTgatgcatattgaaaaaaatgtatGTGAAAGTTTAGTTGGGACATTATTGAGTTTAGATACAAAATATAAAGACAATTTGAATTCACGTCTTGATTTAAAGTTTATGGGTATCAGATCTGAACTTCATCCAAAGGAGAGCGAATCTAAGAGAACTGTCATACCACCTGCTTGTTTTACATtaaccaaaaaagaaaaaactatctTTTGTCGATTTCTAAAGACAATTAAGGTTCCAGATGGATATGCTGCCAATATTTCAAGATGTGTTGATGTAAATCAACGAAAAATTCATGGGCTCAAGAGTCATGATTTTCATATTATTATGACTCAATTATTACCGCTAGCATTGAGGGGAATGTCAAGTCTGCATGTTTGTCAACATATAACTACTTTAAGCAACTATTTTCGAATGATGTATTCAAAAGTTGCTCAACCACAAGATTTTATGCAACTTGAGCAGCAAATATCAATTACTCTTTGTAATCTTGAAAAATTGTTTCCCCCATCATTTTTTGATATTATGGTTCATTTGGTGATACACTTAGCATATGAGGCGAGAATTGCTGGACCATCAGTTTATCGTTGCATGTACCCTGTTGAAAG GTACTTATCTAAGTTGAAGTCATACGTTCGAAACAAAAGTAAACCAGAAGGTTGTATAGCTGAAGGATATTTAGCTAATAAATGCTTGACATTTTGCTCACGATATATGGAAGGTGTAGAGACAAAAATTAATCGTAAGCCTAGAAATTATAGTAATCCAAATCCAAATAGAGAAAGGCTGCCTATTTTCCAAACGACGGGTCGAAATTTGGGGAAAATAGTTTCTGAGACTTTAGACGAGGATACCAAAACTAAGGCACATCGATatgtattatttaattgtaATGTCGTAGACTCATTTATTGA TGATCATCGCAATATCATTGCACAACAAAATCCTCGTCAAAGAGTAATGACCTTAGATCGGATTCATAGCGAGACATTTCCTTCCTGGTTTGCACAAAAG GCAGAAGAATTATATGATAATCAAGATAATCGACTTTCTAAAGATCTATATTATCTGGCTAAAGGACCAAACAATATTTTCAATCGatttaaaagatatttaataAATGGTTTTCGgtttcatataaaaaaaatcgaagagaaattaaaaactcaaaatagtgGAGTTATTGTGACTGCCAAGACTCAAAGTTTTTCAAGTAGTAGGGATCCGAATCCTATTTTTGGAGATGTTACATTTTTTGGGATATTAACAGATATTATCGAACTAGATTATTGTTCAGGAAATCGTGCTGTGTTATTTAAGTGTGATTGGATTTCGAGTAGTGGtattaaaaaagagaaagattGCACAAGAGTCAACCTTACAAAATTGATACGTGAAGATGAGCCATTTATACTAGCTTCTCAAGCAGAACAAGTAATGTATGTGGAAGATCTCAAACATGAAGGATGGCAtgtttctttaaaaataaatcctagagaTTATTATAATATGAGCGTGCAATCACATAACGAGAATGTGGAGTCTTATTTGCAAACTGAAGTTTGCGGTGCATCTCTCGATGTTGACAGTGAAGATATTAGTTTGGTTAGGAAAGATATGCCAGATATAACTGTTGATACATCCGTGTCATTTGATGCAAATGATATGGATGAAGAAGCTTAG